Within the Bacteroidota bacterium genome, the region TCAAAATCAAGGCGTTCGCCTTCTGTTATTTTCTTTATTTCCTGCTCACCTTTACCCACATTATCCATTTCACTATCCCATGCAGAAACCGCGCCAACTGTTGCATCAGTACCCCTGAATTCCTTTTTCATTTTAGGATCCATTTGGGCCCATACACTGAAATTATCCTGATTTTTCAGGTATTTCACGTAATCAAACACCTCTGTTTTGGGTTTATTAATGGTTATTTCACGTTCAACGGCATATTCTTTTTTGACAAATATGGCAGTGATTAATACAAGGGCAACAATGCCCAAAAGTGTAAATAGAATCCCTTTTACGATTTTCATTTTGTTTTAGTTTTAAGCCTGTTTATGGCCAACCTGCCCCCAAGATGATCAGTCAGGCTGGAACATAACGCAGGCATAGTTAATGATTAAATTTAGTGTTAATTTGTATTCAATAAAAAACTCAGGTTCCTGTAAAATAACTTTACAAAAACTCATGCTTCAAAGATAACAAACCGTTAGAAACATTCTTCAGTATATCCGGGCAGATTGTATTTTATAACACATTTTCGTTAAAAAAAATTAAAAAAAAGTTAAAATACTATATATTTAGTTTTTAAATTTAACACGTTGGTCAAATAACAAAAAGAGTTTGAATAAACTATCCTTTATAAAAAGACTGAAGCTTCCACTGATCATCTTGCTCAGTGTAGTATTTTCAGTTATTCATATCCGTGCATTGGGTCAGGTACAGGTGTTGAAAATTTCGGACAATAAATTTTTGACAAAATACAGTCAGCACAATAAGGCCGAACGGCCGAGAAATGCAATAAAAAATGCATCTTATTTAAAATATAAAATCATACCGAATAAGCGGGCCCAGGTATATGATGACCATGCTTTATTTACAGACTTTCGATTCAACCAATTTTACAAGGGGCGTGATATCCATACGACATCCTTCATCTTAAGCACTTTCTATAAATCAGATATTACATTAAGAGGTCCTCCCTTCTTTTAGCTTTTTTCAATAAATCTTTTTAATCAATTATTAATCCTGTGTTTAGCATATGATATGTTAAACCCGGTAAACATTATTATCTGGCAAACATTATTATATTATGAAAAAATGGAAAATCATTATTGAATGTAAAGGCAAAACATCAGAGGTTTTAATTAAAGCGAAATATTATTCTGATGCTTACCTGGAAGCGAAAAAAAAATATTCTGAATGCGTTGTTAAAAGTATTACTGAAATAAGAAACTGAGATTGCTATTGATTATTTCAGTCTGCCTGATCGCTTTAATCTGCAGCTACTGCTGTGGATACTCTGCAGAAACATAATGTGATACAAGTTTACTCAAATTCACATACCCGGAAATTGGATTTGCAGACAGGTAAGCCGGCCTGGTTGCCTCATTTAAAAACAATTTCTCAATTTGCTTTCAGATTTTAATAGTGTATATTTGGAATACACGTAAATAAAAAAATCATGAAGAAAATAAACATATTACTGATCGCTTTATGCGGAGTCTTGACGATAGTATCCTGTAAAAAGAAAGAAGAAGACACTAACACAACAACAACCCCAACAACAATAACAAAACCCGATAGTGTTAAGTTTTCAACAACTGTTTACACTGTGGGAACCAAAACCGCGCAGTTTCAGAACGGAAAATGGTTTATTACCGGAAATTATGGAAGCGGTAACTCTATTTGGATATACACAGGTTTGACAGCAGTTCCTGCTACGAATATGACATTGAGCATTATTTCGCCGGGTGCAGGAGGTACTATTCCAACAACCCTATCGGCGTCACAAGCCTACATCTATCTCGTCCATTCGGCAGATTACCATAGCTATTGGGGCGGAAGTGTGAATATTACCGTGAACAATGGTGTTATTACATTAGGTTTGAACAATGTAAAATTCAGTCTGACCTCTACGGGCACACAAATTCCATTATGGATGCAAATGACAAAGTAAAATATCGAATTGCTCTTTAATTAAAAAGCCCTCCGATAAATGAGGGCTTTTTAATTACAAGCTGTTTCAAAAATAGTGATCATTATGTGCCGCATCCGATTGAACTTCGTCGAAACCTGTGAGAAAGCCGACAACACTATATACACTTGGCATCTAATATCTATTGTGTAAAGTAATGGAATAACTGAGGAAATAAATTCACAAAACAAAATTCTTCCTTCAATTATTCTATACCTGGAAAACTTGATTTTAAAGGTTTTGAGACCCGGCATATGCGGTTCTAAACCAACCTGCCTGCCGGGGAGGCCGGTTTGACGA harbors:
- a CDS encoding SRPBCC family protein, which encodes MKIVKGILFTLLGIVALVLITAIFVKKEYAVEREITINKPKTEVFDYVKYLKNQDNFSVWAQMDPKMKKEFRGTDATVGAVSAWDSEMDNVGKGEQEIKKITEGERLDFELRFMKPFEATDYAYMTTEAIGEGQTKVKWGFNGKMPYPMNLMLLGMDMDQMIGKDLETGLQNLKGVMEK